DNA sequence from the Leptospirillum ferrooxidans C2-3 genome:
TCTTGAGGAAAGATCGATATGAAACTCTTCATTGACAAGATAGAAGCGGTCAGTTTTTTTGCCTGGATGGACCCTGACAAACAACCTTGAACTGTTTTGATCTTTCCGAGAGCTCAAGAATCAGTCTCCGGCTCCCCCGTCCCCAAACTTCGGTCAGGATCCAGAAACAACCACTTTTCCTCAAGCTGGGAAAGTCCAGTCAAAAGCTTCTGGACATCTTGGCGGACACTTGAAAGCCCGAGTAACCACTCATCTCTTGTTCCCTCCATCTCCAGAACGGACCTCGCATGGACTGTTCTCGCCTCGTCAAGAATACGGGAAGCTTCCTTGCGAGCTTCCTCGATCATCGACTCGGACTCTCGACGGGCCGACTCCCTGAGTGACTCGGCTATTTGCTCGGCCTTTAAAAGAGTCGATCCCAACAATGCTTCTTTTCCCGAAAGATCCCCTGAGCGGGCGGAAAATTCTGCAATTCTTTCTTCAAAACCACGCCGTTCATCCAGAAGCTCCGTCATTTCCGCTATAACTTGGGCCAGAACAGCATCGACCTCCTTAGGCTCGTAACCACGAAAAGCCTTTGCAAACTCCATGTGCCTCAGTTCGTTGATACGATTATGGTCTATCATCAAAGAACCTCCTCAGAAATGGAAACCAGACTTCATCCGTTAAGATCAGGCTCAATATCAGTAGATAAAGTGCTGAAGAACCTGAATCAAAAAAATAACGATCAACGGCGAGATATCCATTCCTCCTAGTTTTTCTGGAGGAACAAGTTTCCGGATCGGAGCCAGAACAGGCTCGGTCAACATCTCGAGGAACCTTACAACAGGGTGGGACCGATCGGGAAGAACCCATGAAATCAGGGCGCGTATGATCACGATCCAGGAATATAAATAGAGAAGCCGGTAAAGCAGCATTGACAATCCTCTCCTTGATGAACTGCATATTGGTGCATAAATCAGTTTTTGGCTCCGGCAGAGCCGGAGGGATCTCCAGATAACTGTCTGGACTTTTTCACTGTAGCCGAAATGGACTCAATGAATGCCCCTCTGACAGCCCTGTCTTCAAGACTTGCGATTCCTTCAATCGTTGTTCCACCGGGGGAAGAGACATACCCCTTCAGCTCTGAAGGAGAACACCCGGAAAGGAGGAGTGTTCCCGTTCCCAAAAACATCTGGGCCACCAGAAGAGAAGCTGTCTCCCTCTTGAGACCAAACAATACCCCCGCATCGACAAGAGCGTCGCCAACGAGAGCCATAAGGCCCGGACCTGAACCCGCAAGAGCCGTCGCGATATCAAAATCCTTTTCCTCAAGAATGAGCGCTTTCCCCATCCGGGAAAAGAGGTCCAAGACAAGTCGTTCATCAGAAGACGTTGCCGTGGATCCCGGAGCAATCAGGGTCATGCCCTCTCCGGTTGTCAGTGCAAGATTAGACATGGTCCTGACCCATCGGAACTCCGGAGCATGCCGTTCAAGGAGTGCCAGAGTGATTCCTGCCATAACAGAAATCGCCAGAACAGGAGAAGAAAGGCGCTTCAGCTCTCCTGCCAATGATAAGAATCGGTCGGGCTTTACGGCCAGAAATATGATTTCAGGGAAACGTCCATTTTCAATGGCTTTTTCGACTGAAGAAAAGGTGGAAACAGCATAAAGGGAAGCAACCCGCTCCCTGGTGGCATCAGCCGGTTCAATGACCAGAAGATCTTTCTCCCGGCCCATCCCGGAAAAATACGCGTGAGCCCCTCTCAGAAAGGCTTCCCCCATTTTCCCGCATCCGATCACCCATATGGCCGAGGGGTTAGACAGGGTGTGATCTCCCAATGATTTCTTCCTTTCCAAACAGGATTGTTCCAAGGCGAACCTGTGTGGAGCCCGCCCGAACCGCCTCCAGATAATCTCCACTCATCCCCATGGAAAGAGTGTCCACCGTTGAACATTGTCCGGATAGCCAATCGAAAAGCCTCCTCCCCCCATCAAAGATCCGGATCGTCTCAGACAGGTCTCCCGAAGGAGATGGAGGAACCCCCATAACGAGGAGTCCCTTGAGAACAAGTGACCCATACTTTGAAATCGCGTCCAAAAGGACAGGAAGGGAGTCAGGCGACACACCGCTTCGACCAGGGATCCCGGAGAGATCGAGCTCTACAAGTATATTCTGGAAAACACCATACTGAAGAGCCATTTGATTCAGGATTGGCAAAATATTCTCCCGGTCAACGCTTGAGATCAGGTTGACAGGAAAACCTTTGTCTTTTGTCGATCTTCGCTGAAGGGCCCCAATGAAGTGAAAAGGGATACCCTTTCCGGCATTGCCCAGTAGCGCAAGCCTTGCCGAGAGCTTTTCCCATCGGTTCTCCGCAAGGGGAAGATGCAAGGACGACATTGCAAGGAAATCATTATCGGATGCCGCC
Encoded proteins:
- a CDS encoding DivIVA domain-containing protein gives rise to the protein MIDHNRINELRHMEFAKAFRGYEPKEVDAVLAQVIAEMTELLDERRGFEERIAEFSARSGDLSGKEALLGSTLLKAEQIAESLRESARRESESMIEEARKEASRILDEARTVHARSVLEMEGTRDEWLLGLSSVRQDVQKLLTGLSQLEEKWLFLDPDRSLGTGEPETDS
- a CDS encoding YggT family protein, giving the protein MLLYRLLYLYSWIVIIRALISWVLPDRSHPVVRFLEMLTEPVLAPIRKLVPPEKLGGMDISPLIVIFLIQVLQHFIY
- the proC gene encoding pyrroline-5-carboxylate reductase produces the protein MGDHTLSNPSAIWVIGCGKMGEAFLRGAHAYFSGMGREKDLLVIEPADATRERVASLYAVSTFSSVEKAIENGRFPEIIFLAVKPDRFLSLAGELKRLSSPVLAISVMAGITLALLERHAPEFRWVRTMSNLALTTGEGMTLIAPGSTATSSDERLVLDLFSRMGKALILEEKDFDIATALAGSGPGLMALVGDALVDAGVLFGLKRETASLLVAQMFLGTGTLLLSGCSPSELKGYVSSPGGTTIEGIASLEDRAVRGAFIESISATVKKSRQLSGDPSGSAGAKN
- a CDS encoding alanine racemase encodes the protein MTREEILSIRLGLIRELIAVESSARGDASAVEVVAVTKAASDNDFLAMSSLHLPLAENRWEKLSARLALLGNAGKGIPFHFIGALQRRSTKDKGFPVNLISSVDRENILPILNQMALQYGVFQNILVELDLSGIPGRSGVSPDSLPVLLDAISKYGSLVLKGLLVMGVPPSPSGDLSETIRIFDGGRRLFDWLSGQCSTVDTLSMGMSGDYLEAVRAGSTQVRLGTILFGKEEIIGRSHPV